A genomic segment from Candidatus Cloacimonadota bacterium encodes:
- a CDS encoding SUMF1/EgtB/PvdO family nonheme iron enzyme, translated as MIIILAIVALFSVIFATTMTVQTTTGDHEFVLEEIINITFTPGDSPDGMIFIEGGTFEMGDQFNEGGDDELPLHEVTLDDFYIGQYEVTQAQFENVMGYNPSYFAGENKPVEYLTWYEMIKFCNKKSMQEGLTPCYSVDGDTDPDNWGNSFDPDCDFDVNGYRLPTEAEWEYAARGGNEGDNDNYRYSGCHDEGDLPDYAWYDSNSGNETHEVGTKLPNQLDIYDMSGNVWEWCWDWYDSDYYSSSPSENPTGPNSGLDSVLRGGYWNGGADGCRVADRYGVAPSGSGGLVGFRILRAYE; from the coding sequence GTGATAATTATATTAGCGATAGTTGCTTTATTTTCTGTAATTTTTGCAACAACGATGACTGTTCAAACAACTACAGGAGATCATGAATTTGTTCTGGAAGAAATAATTAATATAACTTTTACGCCCGGTGACTCACCTGATGGAATGATATTTATAGAAGGCGGTACCTTTGAAATGGGCGACCAATTTAATGAAGGTGGTGACGATGAACTACCTCTGCATGAAGTAACTCTTGATGATTTCTACATTGGACAATATGAAGTAACACAAGCACAATTTGAAAATGTTATGGGTTATAATCCTTCATATTTCGCAGGAGAGAATAAACCTGTAGAATATTTAACCTGGTATGAAATGATTAAATTTTGTAATAAGAAGAGTATGCAAGAAGGTTTAACACCTTGCTATTCCGTCGATGGTGATACAGATCCTGATAATTGGGGGAATAGTTTCGATCCTGATTGTGATTTTGATGTCAATGGCTATCGCTTACCAACCGAAGCAGAATGGGAATATGCAGCGAGAGGTGGAAACGAAGGCGATAATGACAATTATCGCTATTCCGGTTGCCATGATGAGGGAGATTTACCTGATTATGCCTGGTATGATTCTAATTCCGGAAATGAAACCCATGAAGTTGGAACTAAATTACCTAATCAATTGGATATCTATGATATGTCCGGTAATGTTTGGGAATGGTGCTGGGATTGGTATGATTCAGATTATTATAGTAGTTCACCAAGTGAAAACCCCACCGGACCAAATAGCGGATTGGACAGTGTGCTACGTGGCGGTTACTGGAACGGCGGCGCGGACGGCTGTCGTGTGGCTGACCGGTACGGCGTCGCCCCGTCTGGCAGTGGCGGCCTCGTAGGCTTCCGCATTCTCAGGGCATATGAATAA